In Bacillus sp. KH172YL63, one genomic interval encodes:
- a CDS encoding Cof-type HAD-IIB family hydrolase, translating to MTYKMIVLDLDDTLLRDDQTISARTKDALFKAQEAGVKVVLASGRPTFGMRWVAKELKLDQYGSFILSFNGSKIIDCKTDEEKYSRTLSAETAHRLYDLSKREGVGILTYADDAIIVEEENEFAAIESELTGLPVKVVPDFKEAVKAPVVKALMLKEADHLVEVEKKLQEELHGELSVMRSKPFFLEFTELGVTKGASLDYLIKPMGLKAEEIIAIGDSYNDLAMIEYAGLGVAMGNAPQDIKEQADYVAASNMEDGVAEVVEKFVLKELSIV from the coding sequence ATGACATATAAAATGATTGTACTGGATTTAGATGATACATTGCTGCGGGACGACCAAACGATCTCAGCGCGAACAAAGGATGCTTTGTTCAAAGCACAAGAAGCCGGAGTGAAAGTGGTACTTGCTTCCGGGCGGCCGACATTTGGCATGAGATGGGTGGCAAAGGAATTGAAGCTTGATCAATACGGCAGCTTCATCCTGTCTTTCAACGGCTCGAAAATCATAGATTGCAAGACCGATGAGGAGAAATACAGCCGGACTTTGTCAGCAGAAACGGCTCACCGCTTATATGATCTGAGCAAGCGTGAAGGCGTGGGCATCCTCACCTACGCGGATGACGCCATCATCGTAGAAGAAGAGAACGAATTTGCTGCGATAGAAAGTGAACTGACAGGGCTGCCGGTCAAGGTTGTCCCTGACTTCAAGGAAGCGGTCAAGGCCCCGGTCGTGAAAGCCCTGATGCTGAAGGAAGCCGACCACCTGGTGGAAGTGGAGAAGAAGCTGCAGGAGGAACTCCACGGCGAACTGAGCGTCATGCGCTCTAAGCCTTTCTTCTTGGAATTCACCGAGCTTGGTGTCACAAAAGGAGCAAGCCTTGATTACCTCATCAAGCCGATGGGGTTGAAAGCCGAAGAAATCATCGCCATCGGGGACAGCTACAATGACCTTGCCATGATCGAATATGCCGGTCTTGGTGTCGCCATGGGCAATGCCCCGCAGGACATCAAAGAGCAAGCCGATTATGTAGCAGCTTCCAATATGGAAGATGGCGTAGCAGAAGTAGTTGAAAAATTTGTGCTGAAAGAACTTTCTATCGTGTAA
- a CDS encoding LTA synthase family protein, which translates to MNFFKRQFEDMRTGKLSFFFTVVVLFWIKTYAVYLAEFNLGIQNALQHFLLFLNPLSSAMLFFSLALFWKGKGRYIAFIVINLLMSFVLYANVVYYRFFNDFITVPVLLQAKTNNGLGGSALELINPMDILYFLDLFIIIGFMVLKKVKPQEKLRFRSVFAVMTSAVLVFLLNLGLAEIDRPELLTRSFDRNYLVKYLGTHNFTIYDVIQNSKTSAKRALADSNEVSEVENYVKANKATPNPEYFGKAKGKNVIYVSMESLQSFVIDKEINGQEVTPFLNSLVEKEDAIYFDNFFHQTGQGKTSDAEFIMENGLFPLPQGAVFMTHANNTFQSAPGILKGEGYNSAVFHGNYKTFWNRSEMYRSMGYDEFYDATYYDMSKPEEQLPYGLKDKPFFEESMPMLEALPQPFYTKFLSLSNHFPFDRHEEDTDFEQGDFGDGVVNRYFQTANYMDSALEEFFNNLKEDGLYDDTVIVLYGDHYGISENHNKAMAEVTGKEITDFENAQLQRVPLFIVAPGVKGEVNHTYGGQVDVRETLFNLLGVNNKDYISFGQDLLSKDRKQIVPFRNGDVISPEYSEIKGVCYDNETGLPVEDGSNACEEITKQANKSLELSDKVVYEDLLRFYKPEGYKQIDRQDYQYINPNPKSSSEPDSSSEENHQ; encoded by the coding sequence ATGAACTTCTTTAAAAGACAGTTTGAAGATATGCGCACTGGGAAGTTATCGTTCTTCTTTACAGTCGTCGTATTATTTTGGATTAAAACATATGCAGTCTATTTAGCTGAATTTAACCTGGGAATACAAAATGCGCTTCAGCATTTTCTTTTATTTCTAAACCCGTTAAGCTCAGCAATGCTATTCTTTTCACTGGCGTTATTCTGGAAAGGCAAGGGCCGATATATTGCATTCATCGTGATTAACCTGCTGATGTCCTTCGTCCTTTATGCAAACGTCGTGTACTACCGTTTCTTTAATGATTTCATTACGGTTCCGGTCCTGTTACAGGCGAAAACAAACAACGGACTCGGCGGAAGTGCACTTGAACTGATCAATCCTATGGACATCTTGTATTTCTTAGACTTATTTATCATCATTGGGTTCATGGTGTTGAAGAAAGTGAAACCACAGGAAAAATTACGATTCCGTTCAGTATTTGCGGTCATGACTTCTGCAGTCCTTGTGTTCTTACTGAACCTGGGCCTTGCTGAAATCGATCGTCCTGAACTATTGACCCGAAGTTTTGACCGTAACTACCTTGTAAAGTATCTGGGTACACATAACTTTACGATTTACGATGTGATCCAGAACTCTAAAACATCTGCCAAGCGTGCGCTTGCTGACAGCAATGAAGTATCAGAAGTCGAAAACTATGTAAAAGCAAACAAAGCGACGCCGAATCCGGAATACTTCGGTAAAGCAAAAGGGAAAAACGTCATTTATGTATCGATGGAATCCCTGCAATCATTTGTGATCGATAAAGAAATCAACGGTCAAGAGGTAACACCATTCTTGAATTCATTAGTGGAAAAAGAAGATGCGATTTACTTCGATAACTTCTTCCACCAGACCGGCCAGGGTAAAACATCCGACGCCGAATTCATCATGGAAAATGGCTTATTCCCATTACCGCAGGGTGCCGTTTTCATGACGCATGCGAATAACACATTCCAATCAGCACCAGGAATTTTAAAAGGTGAAGGATACAATTCAGCCGTCTTCCACGGTAACTATAAAACGTTCTGGAACCGTTCTGAAATGTACCGCTCCATGGGATATGACGAATTCTACGATGCAACGTATTATGATATGAGTAAACCGGAAGAGCAGCTTCCATACGGCCTGAAGGATAAACCATTCTTCGAGGAATCCATGCCGATGCTTGAAGCACTGCCCCAACCGTTCTATACGAAGTTCCTGTCACTATCCAATCACTTCCCATTCGATCGACATGAGGAAGATACAGATTTCGAACAAGGTGACTTCGGTGACGGAGTGGTGAACCGTTACTTCCAAACGGCAAACTACATGGACTCAGCACTCGAAGAGTTCTTCAACAACCTGAAAGAAGACGGTTTATATGATGATACAGTGATCGTCCTTTACGGAGACCACTACGGTATCTCAGAAAACCACAATAAAGCGATGGCAGAAGTGACAGGTAAGGAAATCACCGACTTCGAAAATGCCCAGCTCCAACGGGTGCCATTGTTCATCGTCGCACCAGGAGTGAAAGGTGAAGTGAATCACACATACGGCGGTCAAGTCGACGTCCGTGAAACACTTTTCAACCTTCTTGGTGTAAACAACAAAGACTATATCAGCTTCGGTCAGGACCTGCTTTCCAAGGACCGCAAGCAGATCGTGCCGTTCCGTAACGGTGACGTCATCTCACCGGAATACTCTGAAATCAAGGGAGTATGCTACGATAACGAAACCGGCCTGCCTGTAGAAGATGGAAGCAACGCCTGCGAAGAAATCACAAAGCAAGCGAACAAGAGCCTTGAACTTTCAGACAAAGTCGTCTACGAAGATCTGCTCCGTTTCTACAAGCCAGAAGGCTACAAGCAGATCGACCGACAAGATTACCAATATATCAACCCGAATCCGAAAAGCTCATCCGAGCCGGATTCTTCCAGCGAAGAGAATCACCAATAA
- a CDS encoding ABC transporter permease subunit: MKRLFDIVLKFLLSVIGIIFIGGLPVLLSGIGQRELRILPYWDTVKDIIFALFHPGALTYAIAGGQKERTLFPYLWEPITYSLFILFTAFLLASFLSILLTILIMLFSERNRNRIKFVFYLFEAIPDVLVILLSQLLVLATYKHTGILFFEIASIETERAYLLPVLVLAILPTVQLFRVSILSFEREERKDYVTLAQSIGLGKLVILTFHILRNAIITVFFQSKKTVWFMLSNLFVLELLFNIAGITRFLKTSLQPTMFTIAVLSIFIPLFVFYTVGEWLLAKNANKGEEI, translated from the coding sequence GTGAAGCGTTTGTTTGATATTGTATTGAAATTCCTGCTCTCTGTGATCGGCATCATATTTATCGGAGGATTACCAGTCCTCCTGTCGGGGATCGGTCAGCGGGAACTGCGTATACTTCCATATTGGGATACCGTTAAAGACATCATATTTGCCCTGTTTCATCCAGGGGCATTGACATATGCCATAGCGGGCGGTCAGAAAGAGCGGACTTTATTTCCGTATTTGTGGGAGCCCATCACCTACTCATTATTCATCCTGTTCACCGCCTTTCTTCTGGCAAGCTTCTTAAGCATCCTGCTCACCATTCTCATCATGCTGTTTTCCGAACGGAACAGAAACCGGATCAAATTCGTGTTTTACCTGTTCGAAGCGATCCCGGATGTACTGGTGATTTTACTTTCTCAACTATTGGTCCTAGCTACTTATAAACATACAGGCATCCTGTTTTTTGAAATTGCCTCGATAGAAACAGAACGTGCATATCTTCTTCCTGTCCTGGTTCTTGCCATCCTGCCTACCGTACAGCTGTTCAGGGTTTCGATCCTCTCATTTGAACGGGAAGAGAGAAAAGATTATGTCACCCTCGCCCAATCGATCGGTCTTGGAAAACTGGTGATATTGACTTTTCATATTTTAAGAAATGCCATCATTACCGTCTTCTTTCAATCAAAAAAGACCGTCTGGTTCATGCTCTCCAATCTATTCGTACTAGAGCTCTTGTTTAACATTGCAGGCATCACCCGCTTCTTAAAAACCTCATTGCAGCCGACAATGTTTACAATCGCCGTGCTTTCAATATTCATCCCACTGTTTGTCTTTTACACGGTTGGGGAATGGCTGCTCGCCAAAAACGCCAACAAAGGGGAGGAAATATAA
- the nagA gene encoding N-acetylglucosamine-6-phosphate deacetylase, which yields MSSSSNNLIIQGAAVYTEDQTIERGYLKVQRGVITEIDDLSRLQSADGDHVISFPPGFRAVPGMIDLHIHGVNGADTMDATREALDTMTAALPKEGTTSFLATTMTEAEEAIEKALKNTADYMSHYQKPGQAEILGIHLEGPFINSAKAGAQPLSSIKKPDVDLFVSWQKLARNFIKLVTLAPELDAGHSLIRHLNEHGIIASVGHSSATFDQVGEAIGAGLSHVTHLFNQMTGLHHREPGIVGAAFSRKELMVELIADGIHVRPEVVQMAFNQITDERLILITDSMRAKCLKNGQYDLGGQIVTVKDGKALLDADTLAGSVLKMRDAFANIQRYTTGDMKSAIRMTAENPARQLNVFDRKGSLAQGKDADIVILDENNDVYMTICNGEIAYRREGDQHGTD from the coding sequence ATGAGCTCGTCGAGTAACAATCTGATTATTCAAGGGGCTGCTGTTTATACTGAAGATCAAACGATTGAACGTGGATATCTCAAGGTCCAAAGAGGTGTCATCACTGAAATCGATGATCTTTCCCGGTTACAATCTGCTGATGGCGATCACGTGATTTCATTTCCTCCCGGCTTTCGTGCCGTCCCGGGAATGATCGACCTTCATATTCACGGTGTGAACGGCGCCGATACGATGGATGCAACCAGGGAAGCGCTCGATACGATGACCGCTGCTCTTCCGAAAGAAGGGACGACCAGCTTTCTTGCCACAACCATGACAGAAGCAGAAGAAGCCATTGAAAAAGCCTTGAAAAACACGGCCGACTATATGTCGCATTATCAGAAGCCCGGTCAGGCAGAGATCCTTGGCATCCACTTGGAAGGTCCGTTCATCAACAGCGCAAAAGCCGGGGCACAACCGCTCTCTTCAATCAAAAAGCCTGATGTGGACCTCTTCGTTTCATGGCAGAAACTGGCCAGAAACTTCATCAAACTGGTGACCCTCGCCCCGGAACTTGATGCAGGCCACTCACTGATCCGTCATTTAAACGAGCATGGCATCATCGCCTCAGTCGGACATTCCAGTGCAACATTCGATCAGGTAGGGGAAGCCATCGGGGCAGGCCTGTCCCATGTCACACACCTATTCAATCAAATGACAGGTCTCCATCACCGGGAACCGGGCATTGTCGGGGCAGCTTTTTCAAGAAAAGAACTGATGGTCGAGCTGATAGCGGATGGCATCCACGTCCGTCCTGAAGTCGTTCAAATGGCATTCAACCAAATTACGGACGAACGGCTCATCCTGATCACAGATTCCATGAGGGCAAAGTGCCTGAAGAATGGCCAGTATGATCTTGGGGGACAAATCGTCACGGTCAAGGACGGCAAAGCGTTATTGGACGCCGATACATTGGCAGGGAGCGTCCTGAAAATGCGGGATGCATTTGCCAATATTCAACGCTATACGACCGGGGATATGAAAAGCGCCATCCGGATGACTGCAGAAAATCCAGCCAGGCAGCTGAATGTTTTCGACCGGAAAGGCAGCCTCGCTCAGGGGAAAGATGCTGACATCGTCATACTGGACGAAAATAACGATGTATATATGACCATATGTAATGGAGAAATCGCCTATCGTCGGGAGGGTGACCAACATGGAACTGATTGA
- the pfkB gene encoding 1-phosphofructokinase, with protein sequence MIYTITLNPSVDYIMELEQFQKGELNRSKAESAFPGGKGINVSRVLHELDVESVALGFAGGYTGEYIKQFLAQEGIRSDFVRVEEASRINVKVKADDETEINGSGPAIHSEHIEMLLEQVSLLGKDDMVVLAGSIPSSVPDTFYEQIASRCQKQGTKVIIDAEKSLIQPVLPLRPFLIKPNHHELGEMFDVEIATIEDAIHYGKKLKETGVQHVMVSLAEKGALLLTDDAVLFSSVPKGELKSSVGAGDSTVAGFLAGLSRGWDIEDAFRLGTSAGSATAYSIGLCSSEKIESLYKEIEIKKI encoded by the coding sequence ATGATATATACAATAACACTCAATCCTTCAGTGGATTACATTATGGAATTGGAACAATTTCAGAAAGGTGAACTGAATCGGAGCAAGGCGGAAAGTGCTTTCCCGGGCGGCAAGGGAATCAATGTTTCACGGGTGCTGCATGAACTGGATGTGGAAAGTGTGGCCCTTGGTTTCGCAGGGGGATATACAGGCGAGTATATCAAGCAGTTCCTCGCTCAGGAAGGGATTCGTTCCGACTTTGTCCGGGTGGAGGAAGCATCCCGGATAAATGTGAAAGTGAAAGCGGATGACGAAACTGAAATAAACGGAAGTGGGCCGGCGATACACAGTGAGCATATTGAAATGCTTCTTGAACAAGTTTCTCTCCTCGGGAAGGATGACATGGTTGTGCTTGCTGGAAGCATTCCTTCATCCGTACCTGACACATTCTATGAGCAGATTGCCTCCCGGTGTCAGAAGCAGGGGACCAAAGTGATCATAGACGCAGAGAAAAGTCTGATTCAACCTGTGTTGCCGTTACGGCCATTTTTGATCAAGCCGAACCACCACGAGCTTGGTGAGATGTTTGATGTGGAGATCGCCACCATTGAAGATGCGATTCATTATGGAAAGAAGTTGAAGGAAACCGGGGTCCAACATGTGATGGTATCCCTCGCTGAAAAAGGGGCGCTGCTGCTGACGGATGATGCGGTATTATTCTCTTCAGTCCCAAAAGGGGAATTGAAAAGTTCTGTTGGTGCCGGGGATTCTACCGTAGCAGGATTTCTAGCCGGTCTCTCAAGAGGATGGGATATAGAAGATGCTTTCCGGTTAGGGACATCTGCCGGATCAGCGACCGCATATTCAATCGGTCTTTGTTCATCGGAAAAGATTGAAAGCTTATATAAAGAAATTGAAATTAAAAAAATTTAA
- a CDS encoding aminoimidazole riboside kinase, translating to MKNGILSLGEALIDFIPLDENNAIYQKSPGGAPANVAVGVARLGVRSSFLGKVGEDVLGRFLHETLQGYGVRTDQMLLTPDVRTGVVFVTNGEDGERSFDFYIDPSADRFLHVDDLDEEEILSHKILHFGSISLIGSPSREATIQAVKTAKENGVLISYDPNIRMGLWESEEIARTTITSMLAEADVLKISEEELAFLTGETDIEAGVAILKTYDIDLMFITLGAEGSYVVTGEELRHVPTLKVKAVDTTGAGDAFVSGILYSLHEYGGGLNELTIGDGVAMARFASVSGALAASTKGAMTALPSIEEVKRLLTEEK from the coding sequence ATGAAAAACGGGATCCTTTCACTGGGTGAAGCCTTGATAGACTTTATCCCGCTTGATGAGAACAATGCAATTTATCAAAAAAGTCCAGGAGGTGCGCCTGCGAATGTGGCAGTTGGTGTCGCACGATTAGGGGTGAGATCGAGCTTCCTTGGCAAGGTCGGGGAGGACGTACTGGGGAGATTCCTGCACGAAACCCTTCAAGGCTATGGCGTAAGGACCGACCAGATGCTGCTGACTCCTGATGTCCGTACGGGTGTTGTGTTTGTAACGAACGGAGAAGACGGTGAACGGAGCTTCGACTTTTATATAGATCCAAGTGCAGACCGGTTCCTTCATGTGGACGACCTTGATGAGGAGGAGATCCTTTCACATAAGATCCTTCATTTTGGATCCATCTCCCTGATCGGTTCACCGTCGAGGGAAGCAACGATCCAGGCGGTGAAGACGGCAAAGGAAAATGGGGTATTGATTTCCTATGACCCAAATATCCGTATGGGTCTTTGGGAATCTGAAGAGATTGCCCGTACAACGATTACAAGCATGCTCGCTGAAGCGGATGTGTTGAAGATCTCGGAGGAAGAACTTGCATTTCTTACCGGTGAAACAGACATTGAAGCGGGTGTGGCCATACTTAAGACTTACGATATCGATCTGATGTTCATCACCCTTGGGGCAGAAGGAAGTTATGTGGTGACAGGCGAGGAGCTTCGGCATGTCCCGACGTTGAAGGTGAAGGCGGTTGATACGACCGGAGCAGGAGATGCGTTCGTATCGGGCATCCTGTATTCCCTTCATGAATATGGGGGAGGGCTCAATGAATTGACCATCGGGGATGGGGTAGCCATGGCGAGATTTGCCTCAGTTTCCGGTGCGCTTGCCGCATCAACGAAAGGTGCGATGACCGCCCTGCCTTCCATAGAAGAAGTGAAACGACTTTTGACTGAGGAAAAATGA
- a CDS encoding ABC transporter permease: MKKSVWKNPFFLIGFTFITVMVLASFAYSFVWGNEVRRLYFLSVDGVVVESSPISPKWSFPFGTDALGLDMLGKILIGAKYTILTALVIAFLRVCLAIPIGLIFGTFLLKYKKYINGWIDSFHYIPLTILAYFLLEPILWEPFDGFTTTIVERFILEILLLTILIVPILSALIGNEVSLIYKQEFILSAKTLGAGKWRIILKHILPSMKEKLVIMFGQQFMQTLIIFIHLGLLTLFLGGTDVDYQLVNDPPRSITYEWSGLIGDSFRYLQGAPWIPLTPILFFTATMLSVSLMIEGYVQATSGHSYYKKKFKEAYKKDEKQYKQKLEQSDFQKAEL; the protein is encoded by the coding sequence ATGAAGAAAAGTGTTTGGAAAAACCCCTTCTTTCTGATTGGTTTCACCTTCATCACTGTGATGGTCCTCGCGAGCTTTGCCTATTCCTTTGTTTGGGGAAATGAGGTGCGGAGGCTGTATTTCCTGTCGGTTGACGGTGTGGTGGTCGAATCATCCCCGATTTCGCCCAAATGGTCATTTCCTTTCGGGACCGATGCCCTCGGACTTGATATGCTTGGGAAAATCCTCATAGGGGCCAAATATACGATACTGACCGCGTTGGTAATTGCCTTTTTAAGAGTTTGCCTGGCAATACCGATCGGCTTGATTTTTGGGACTTTCCTTTTAAAATATAAAAAGTATATCAACGGCTGGATCGATTCTTTCCATTATATCCCCTTGACCATATTGGCCTATTTCTTATTGGAGCCGATCCTGTGGGAGCCCTTTGACGGATTCACGACTACCATCGTCGAGCGTTTCATTCTAGAAATCCTCCTGCTGACGATCCTCATCGTCCCGATTCTCTCGGCACTGATCGGGAATGAAGTATCTCTGATATACAAGCAGGAATTCATCTTGAGTGCCAAAACACTCGGTGCCGGAAAATGGCGGATCATCCTGAAACATATCTTGCCCTCCATGAAGGAAAAGCTTGTCATCATGTTTGGCCAGCAATTCATGCAGACGCTCATCATCTTCATCCATCTCGGACTGTTGACCCTGTTCCTCGGGGGGACGGACGTTGATTATCAATTGGTCAATGATCCGCCCCGATCCATCACATATGAATGGTCGGGCTTGATCGGCGATTCGTTCCGCTACCTGCAAGGTGCGCCGTGGATCCCGCTGACGCCCATCCTGTTCTTCACCGCCACGATGCTGTCGGTATCCCTGATGATCGAAGGGTACGTGCAGGCAACCAGCGGTCACTCGTATTATAAAAAGAAATTCAAAGAAGCATATAAAAAAGATGAAAAGCAATATAAGCAGAAATTGGAACAGTCGGATTTTCAGAAAGCCGAGCTGTAA
- a CDS encoding DUF3953 domain-containing protein produces MLFKFRVLFSLIAISFALYALFSEQTPDIIYTCMFLALSMMMHMMGLSEIKANRKPAGWLYFSTAVFLGFVMTYSLF; encoded by the coding sequence ATGCTGTTCAAGTTCCGGGTTTTATTTTCACTTATCGCCATCTCATTTGCTTTATACGCATTATTCAGTGAACAAACACCTGACATCATTTATACATGTATGTTTCTCGCTCTCAGCATGATGATGCACATGATGGGATTATCAGAGATCAAGGCAAACAGGAAACCAGCCGGCTGGCTTTATTTCTCTACAGCTGTATTCCTTGGCTTTGTCATGACATATTCATTATTTTAA
- a CDS encoding DeoR/GlpR family DNA-binding transcription regulator — protein sequence MLTEERHRIILDLLKEKEAIKVQEIVDATNASESTIRRDLTQLEEEKYLKRIHGGASRLQGKLKELSVSEKSTKSLQEKQSIGQYAASLVEEGDCIYLDAGTTTLSVIDHLPQIDIVVVTNGLTHVEALIGKGFKTYMIGGHVKPVTRAMVGSGALESLRQYRFDKAFMGANGVHSQYGFTTPDPEEAQIKRTAIELAREAMFLVDDSKFGEIAFSKIVDLDRATIITNAINEEQDAAMMKQTTIKVVTT from the coding sequence ATGTTAACCGAGGAGCGACATCGAATCATTTTAGACCTGCTCAAGGAAAAGGAAGCGATCAAAGTGCAGGAAATCGTTGATGCGACCAATGCGTCCGAGTCTACGATCCGCCGTGATTTGACGCAGCTGGAGGAAGAGAAATATTTGAAAAGGATTCACGGAGGGGCATCCAGGCTTCAGGGAAAACTGAAGGAATTGAGTGTTTCTGAAAAATCAACCAAAAGCCTTCAAGAAAAGCAGTCGATCGGACAATATGCCGCTTCTCTTGTAGAGGAGGGGGACTGTATTTACTTGGATGCAGGTACGACAACGCTGAGCGTGATCGATCATCTGCCGCAAATCGATATCGTTGTGGTCACAAATGGCCTGACCCATGTAGAGGCCCTGATCGGGAAGGGGTTCAAGACGTATATGATCGGTGGTCACGTCAAGCCGGTCACCCGGGCGATGGTAGGGAGCGGGGCGTTGGAATCTCTCCGTCAATACCGGTTTGATAAAGCGTTCATGGGAGCGAACGGCGTCCATAGCCAATACGGGTTTACGACTCCTGATCCGGAGGAAGCCCAGATCAAGCGAACGGCTATCGAGTTGGCAAGGGAAGCGATGTTCCTTGTGGATGATTCCAAGTTTGGGGAGATTGCATTCAGTAAAATCGTGGATCTTGATAGAGCTACGATCATTACTAATGCCATCAACGAAGAACAAGATGCGGCAATGATGAAACAGACTACGATAAAGGTTGTGACAACATGA
- the nagB gene encoding glucosamine-6-phosphate deaminase: MELIEVKNYQEMSQKAADYIASKVRKDPELVIGLATGGTPRGLYEAMVLDHIRNGTSYRSVSSFNLDEYIGLPGNHPNSYRHYMNEHLFQSIDILHQNTHIPSGMAADLEQECKAYDERIESKGGIDLQVLGIGSNGHIGFNEPGTSVESGTHLVELTPSTRKANARYFNRIEEVPTHAITMGIKSIMKSREILLLVSGKKKQNALKQLLEGEITDSFPASILNRHPNVKVIADEEALNLVKDLPRGKADRNNI, translated from the coding sequence ATGGAACTGATTGAAGTAAAGAACTATCAGGAAATGAGCCAAAAAGCGGCTGACTATATAGCATCCAAAGTAAGAAAAGACCCGGAATTGGTTATTGGTTTAGCGACGGGAGGAACCCCCAGGGGCCTTTATGAAGCGATGGTCCTTGATCACATCCGTAATGGAACCTCTTATAGGTCTGTCTCTTCCTTTAACCTGGACGAATACATCGGACTGCCGGGAAACCACCCAAACAGCTACAGGCATTATATGAATGAACATTTATTCCAAAGCATCGATATCCTTCATCAAAATACTCATATTCCTTCTGGGATGGCAGCTGACCTAGAACAAGAATGCAAGGCATATGATGAGCGCATTGAGTCAAAAGGCGGGATCGATCTTCAGGTGCTCGGAATCGGATCAAATGGACATATTGGTTTCAATGAGCCTGGCACTTCAGTTGAATCAGGTACCCATCTCGTAGAACTGACCCCGTCGACAAGAAAAGCGAATGCCCGCTACTTCAATCGGATCGAAGAAGTGCCGACCCATGCGATCACGATGGGAATTAAGTCGATTATGAAGAGCAGGGAAATCCTCCTCCTCGTTTCCGGCAAAAAGAAACAGAACGCATTAAAACAGCTTCTCGAAGGGGAGATCACAGATTCCTTCCCCGCGTCGATCTTAAATCGCCATCCAAATGTGAAGGTGATCGCCGACGAAGAAGCATTGAATCTAGTTAAAGACTTGCCGAGAGGGAAGGCCGATAGGAACAACATATGA